The Thermincola ferriacetica region TTTTATTAAACTTATCATAAAAGAAGAGGCTCCTTCCAGGGGACAGATTATGTTCAATAACAAAAACATCAGCCGTATTCGTCCTAGGGAGATACCCTATTTAAGGCGTTCTATCGGGGTGATTTTTCAGGATTTCAAGCTGCTGCCCAACAAAACTGTATATGAAAATGTGGCTTTTGCCATGGAGGTTATAGAAGCTTCCAAAAGGGAAATACGAAAAGCCGTGCCAAGCGCGTTGAGCATGGTCGGTCTTGAAAAAAAGGCGGACGTGATGCCTTCGGAATTGTCCGGCGGCGAACAGCAAAGAGTGGCTATAGCAAGGGCTATAGTAAATAACCCGCCTTTGATTATAGCTGATGAGCCTACAGGCAACCTTGACCCTGATACTTCATGGGAAATAATGAGGCTGTTGGACGATATAAACAAATGTGGTACGACTGTTATCATGGCCACCCACGCCAAGGAAATTGTCGATAACATGAAAAAACGGGTTATAGCGTTGGAAAAAGGACGTATTGCCAGAGACGAACAAAGAGGGGTATACGGTTATGAGAATTAGGACCCTTGGATATTTCCTGACGGAGGCTTTTAAATCCCTGCGCCGCAATAGCTGGATCGGACTGGCTTCCGTGGGGACAATGGCCGTGTCATTGATTATAGTCGGCGTTTCGCTGCTTTTGGTGATTAATACCAACAACCTGGCTTCTAAACTTGAGTCAAATGTGCAAATTTCAGCCTTTATAAAGGACGATGTTGACCTGGAACAGGCGCGTGCCCTGGAAAGCAAAATTTTATCCATCAACGGTATAGCCAATATCGAGTTTATTTCAAAAGACAGGGCTCTTGAAGAGTTCCGCCGACAGTTAGGTGATCAGTCCAGGATGGTCAGGGCTCTGGGAGGTAATAACCCCCTTCCTCATTCCTATCGAATTACAGTTAAGGACCCTAGACAGGTAAAACCTATAGCTTTGAAAATTGCCAAAATACCCGGCATTGAGAAAGTCAATTACGGCCAAGGAGTAATTGAACGCCTTTTCGCTGTTACCAAATGGGTAAGGGCCATCGGCGTAGCGGTTATTGTCCTGCTGGCCTTGGCGGCTATTTTCCTGATTGCTACCACCATTCGGCTAACGGTTTTTGCCCGCCGGAAAGAAATTCAGATCATGAAAATGATTGGGGCCACTAACTGGTTTATTCGCTGGCCTTTTCTGCTGGAAGGTATGATCCTGGGGTTTGTTGGCGCCCTGCTTGCCGTTATTGTGGTGTGTTTTGCCTATTTAACCCTGGCTGATTACCTGCAGAGAGATCTGGCTTTTATGGGCTTGCGTACCGATATGCGGTTTTTAATAAATATAAGCGCTTCGCTGCTGGGTGTAGGCACCTTCCTAGGCGCAGTCGGCAGCGGGATTTCCATGCACAAGTTTCTCAGAGTTTGAAAGGGGAGGGTTTGGTCATGTCCCTATGCAAGTGGCGGTCTTTAGTTGCTGCGCTGGTAATAGGCGTTTTTATGACAGGCAGTGTGATACCGGGGTATGCCTCTTCTTTGAATGACCTTATTCGCCGGCAGCAACAGACACAAAATGAAATGCAGAGCGCCCAGAAAAAAATAAAAGAAGAAAAGGCTAACGAAAAAATGGTCCTGCAGGAACTGGACAAGTTGGACAAGGACATAGATGCCGTACAGACGGAAATTGGAAAAATTAAGGAGCAACTGGCTGCTGCGGAAAAACAGTATAATGTAGTGAAGGTCGAACTGGCCGAAGCTGAGGATAGGCTGGCGGAAAGGTCAGCAGTTTTAAATGTCAGGGTTAAAGACATCTACATGAACGGACAAATCGGTTACCTGGAAGTACTTTTGAGTTCGCGCGATTTCACGGAATTCATTACCCGCTTTGAGTTTTTAAAACGAATTGTGGAACAGGATTCCAAACTGGTGGAAGACATCGAGGCGGAAAAGAAAGACATTGAAAATAAAAAAGCCGATCTGGAAGTAAAATTAAATGAAATCAGATCTATTAAAAACCGTTACGAATCAAGGCAAAGTTTTTTACAAACAAAGCTGGCCAGCCGTAATGAAATGCTGAAGGATATTCGTACCCGGAAAGCCCAATACCAAGAGGCTTATGAAGAATTAGAAGAAGAAACGGAAAAGCTGAACCAATTAATCAGGGAGTTAACGCGAAAAAGAAATACCACTGTAAAAGGTACCGGGAAGTTTATATGGCCTGTGGACGGCCGGATTACATCGGAATTTGGCTGGCGTGTACACCCCATTTTAGGTACGAAAAGAATGCACTACGGTATTGATATAGCAGCCCCCACCGGCACGTCGGTACAGGCTGCCGATGACGGAACGGTAACCTTTGTAGGTTGGATGAGCGGATACGGCAAGGTTGTGGTAATCGACCACGGTGACGGATTGACTACTACATATGCTCACCTATCTTCTCAACTGGTCAGCGAGGGTCAGGAAGTTAAAAAGGGCGATAAAATTGCTGAGGTGGGCAGTACCGGTTTAAGTACCGGCCCCCATTTGGACTTTTCGGTGAGGGAAAACGGCACCCCTGTCAATCCAAGAAAATATTTGTAGACATAGCAGGAGAAGGTAACTCGTTGTTGTATTTTTACTAATATTATTGTAGTATAATACATATATTTAATTGTGTTAGAAACAGGCAATTAATTGTGTTAGAAACCAGGGCAGGTGAATCAGGTTGCGCGAAGGCAAACGAGTCCTTCTCGGAGTACTGGCTGTATTTATTATCCTATCGGTAGTTGCCAGCGGATTGGTAACAGGGGCATTGATTACTAATTATAACAATGTCGGCACCTTGGCCAGAGTCATATCCTTGATTGAGAGGAATTATCTTGAGAAGGTAAAAACAGAAACTCTGGTGGAAGGGGCCGTTAAAGGCATAGTGGATTCGTTGGGAGACCCTTACTCCGTTTATATGCCCCCCAAAATGTTTAAAGAGCTCCAGGAAAAGATGCAGGGCAGTTTTGGCGGGGTTGGCATTATTGTCTCCATGAAAGGCGAACATATAGCCGTCATCGAACCCATTAAGGGCACTCCGGCGGAAAAGGCCGGAATTAAGGCCGGTGACATTATAACCAAAGTAAACGATAAAGATACAAAAGACATGGACCTTGATACCGCTGTTGGTTTAATGCGGGGACCGGTGGGTACGGAAGTGGTTCTCCAGGTATTCAGGAAACAAACCAACAAGTTCCTGAATTTCAAAATAGTAAGGGAAATGATTGAAGTACCCACGGTGGAAGGTAAAATTTTGCCTAATACCAAGATAGGGTATATTGCTATCAGCATGTTTGCTTCCAATACGGACGAAGAACTGGATAAAGTTTTGCAGGAGGTCCTGGCCCATAAGCCAAAAGGACTGATCCTGGATTTGCGGGACAATCCGGGAGGGGATCTGGAATCTGCGGTGAGGATAGCAGATAAATTTATTCCCAAAGGGCCTATTGTATACGTTGAATACCGGACAGGCAGTGATGAGTACTATGAGGCGGATGATAAAAGGATCGAACTTCCGCTTGTCGTATTGATCAATGAAAATAGCGCCAGCGCTTCCGAAATTGTGGCGGGCGCCATCAAAGATACCGGGAGTGGTACTTTGGTTGGCACCAAGACTTTTGGCAAAGGTGTTGTCCAATCAATTTATACCCTCCAAAACAAGGCCGGGTTAAAACTGACTACTGCCAAGTATTTAACTCCCAAGAAGAGGGATATTCATAAAAAAGGAATTCAGCCCGATGTAAAAGTTGAGCTTCCCGAAAACAGCGAAAAGGATTTGCAGTTGGAAAAGGCAATTTCTATTCTGGAAGAAAAATCTGTAAGAGATTAACCCATACAGAAGCCACGGTAATTTATAAACCCGTGGCTTCTTGTGGTTGAGGTAAATTAAACCGGATGGGAGTGGCCCTTATGTTGCTGTGGTTCGATGTGGCGCTGCGGATTTTGGAAGGGATTGTCCAATCCATTTTCAATCCGCTGTTCTTGGTGATAGTTGGCCTGGTGGGCATACAGCACCGAAGAATTGCCAAAAACAGGGAAGCCTTTTTTGGGCTGCGTGGCGGGAGTGTTATTCTTGATACCTTCTATTCTACGGTTTTTGGCATCCTGGGCGGTATAATAGGGAGTTTTCTTTTAGTGCTTACAGGTGTCTCCCTTGATAACATTGGTGTAGGTTATATTTGGCCTTTAGCATTGTTCCTCATGCTTATCAATCCCAGATTTTTATGTTTCTCCTATGCCGGTGGAATAATTGGTTTAACCGGTGTCCTGATTGGCTATCCGCCGGGTGTAAAGGTACCTCAACTTATGGCCTTGATAGCAATTTTGCATATGGTGGAAAGTTTTTTGATTTTGGTCAGCGGGCACAGGGGGGCCATCCCTATTTATACCCGCACCAAAAAATCAACTGCCGTGGTGGGCGGGTTTACTTTGCAGAAGTTCTGGCCTATCCCCCTAATGGCCCTGACGCTTGTTACCACAGATATGATAGATGGTCAGAGTGTGTTGCAACTGCCTTATTTACCCGATTGGGGACCTCTGATAAAGCCCTATTTGGGCAAGCATCTCTTTGTTGTCCCGGCGTTGATGCCTGTTTTGGCCGCCCTTGGCTACGGCGATATGGCCATAGCCCGGACACCCAGGCAGAAAAGCAGGATTTCTGCCCGTAATTTAAGTATTTACAGCCTTATTTTGCTGGGCCTGGCCTTAATTTCAGCCAAGCACAGGTTTGTTCAGATGCTAGCGGCCCTGTTTGCGCCGTTGGGTCATGAACTGGTGATTTACCTGGGGCAGCGCATGGAATTGCGGGAAGAACCCATTTTCACCCATACCGGCGACGGCGTGATGGTGCTGGAAGCGGTATCCCACACCCTGGCAGACGACATGGGGATCATGCCGGGGGATGTGATATATTCCATCAATGGGATTCCGGTTAACTCGAAGGCCGATATAGAGGCAGTTTTGATACTGCGTCCCAAATACCTGCAGGTAGAATTTTTATCCTGGGCCAAACAGCGGTGGCAGAGAAAAACAGCGCCCTTTAAACCCAACCAGGTGCTGGGTGTTATTCCTGTTCCGCAAGGGTATGAAAATACATATATGGAAATGAAGTCCGCCGGCCTCCTGCCAAAAATCTGGCATAAGTTTACCCACTGAAACCTCCCGATTCTGTGTCACCTTTCGTCTCGTCCCTGTATATGATGAGAGTAGTGAAAAACTATGGCCCAGTCCGGCCAAAAATAATTTAAAGGAGGCCAGTTTGATGTCGCGAGGAGGAAGCATCAAACGTGTTTTTCCAGGCGGGAACACAGCCCAGGGGTTCTACTCGTTCTATGATTCGGTCCTGCAGGATATGGATCGCATATTCATCATTAAAGGAGGTCCGGGAACAGGTAAATCGTCTCTCATGAGACGTATCGGGTTGGCCCTGGCAGACCGGGGATACAATGTGGAGCTTTTGTGCTGCTCTTCTGATAACGATTCTCTTGACGGAATAGTCGTTTCAGATTTAAAACTGGCCATGGTTGACGGGACAGCACCCCATATAGTTGACCCCAAAAATCCCGGCGCCGTGGACCAGATTATCAACCTGGGCGAATTCTGGGATGAAGAAATGCTGCGGCAAAACAAAGAAGCCATTATAAAGTGCGGTCAGGAGGTATGGGAATGTTTCCGGGAAGCATATAAGTGTCTCAAAGAAGCCAAAACAATACATGACGAATGGGAAGATTATTATGCAGAAGGCATGGATTATACCAAAGCCAATCAGGTGGCGAATTCAATTATCAACGAAATATTCAGCAGACAGCCGGTGACCAGGCATATGTTTGCCAGCGCCATCACCCCGGAAGGATTGGTCAACTATATTGACAACATTACTGAAGGGATCAGTACAAGGTATATAATTAAAGGTCAGCCGGGGACGGGCAAGTCCACCCTGCTTAAGAAAATTGCCCAGGCGGCTGCGGACCGGGGTTATAACGTGGATATTTATCATTGTTCACTTGACCCCGAGAGCCTGGATATGGTGGTGATTCCGGAGATAAACATAGCTGTGATTAACAGTATGCCGCCGCATACTGTTGAGCCTACGCGGGACGGCGACCGTATTATCGATATGCTGGAATGTGTTTCGCCCCAGGTAGTGGAGAAAAATCGCGCCGCTGTTAACGACGCGGAAAAAAGGTTCAATCAAAAGGTAGAGGAAGCCATTAGGTTTATAAGTAAAGCCAAAAAGCTGCATGATGAACTGGAAACCTATTATATAGATGCCATGGATTTTGCTGCCGTTGACGAAACGCGGGATAAAATATTGACCAAAATATTGGCTTTATCATCGGGCAAATCCGATTTCAGAAAGGCCAAATTTGTGTTGCAGACAGGTTAATCAGCAAAAGTAGGTATGGGTATTCCCTAAGATTTTTGTGGAATGCCCAGTTTTTATTGCCGAATTCGAGGAAATACCCCGCGGGAGATTTGGCAGGAGCGTCATTCTGGTTCAAGAAAATTCCAGAAAAAAGAGGAAGTAATGGAAATTAAGTAGAATATTTTGTACTGTCCCGGCACTCGCCGGCCGGAATACCGGGGGAATATGTCTCTTACCGGGAAATTAACGTTGCCAATAGGGTTAAGCGGAGATGGTGGAAATGAACGATTTTGAACTTTTGGCTGCAATAGAGAACTGTAGTGATCTGAAGCAGCTCTCCCTTTTGGCCAGGGATTGCTGCCGGTGCGGTCTGCGAGCCGGCTGTAGGGGGGTTGTGTTTGGCAAAGGAAATCCCGATGCGCACCTTATGTTTATAGGTGAAGGCCCGGGCGCTGAGGAGGACAGGCAGGGTTTGCCCTTTGTCGGGGCAGCAGGTCAGCTTTTGGATAAAATTATACTGGCCGGCGGGTGGCAGTTGAATGAAGTATACATAGCCAATATTGTAAAGTGCCGGCCGCCCGGCAACCGGACGCCGGCGCCGCAGGAAGCCGATGCCTGCAAACCCTGGCTGGAAAAACAAATTGCGCTTATTAAACCAAAAATTATAGTGCTGTTGGGCTCGGTAGCCATTCAGAATATCATTGACCGCGGAGCCAGAATTACCCGTGACAGAGGCCGGTGGTACGAGAAAAACGGTATTCGGATAATGCCTACTTTCCACCCGGCTGCTTTATTACGGGACCCGGCCAAGAAACGGCCGGTCTGGGAAGATATTAAAAAGGTACGGGCTTTATATGACTCTCTGATAAAGTGACCCGGCTCCGACCGTATCTGGTTTTAGATTGAGGTGATTGGAGTTAGGGCGGTGTTAAGTCGAATGTACTTTTTACCCTTTTCCTGGTGATGTAATTGTGCTATATTATATTTGTATCTTTCGTTGAGTGGGTGAAATTGGATGTATGAAACCATGGCAATAGGATTGGTTTCTTTCGCTGCCTGGTTGTTGAATATTCCTATGGGTTATTGGCGTTCCGGCGCCCGTAAATTCTCATTGCGATGGTTTTTGGCCGTCCATCTGACGGTACCGCTGATTTTTGTACTTAGGGTTAAGGCCGGTCTCGGTTATGGGTACATTCCCGAACTGGTCCTCTTTGCTGTTTCCGGTCAACTGCTGGGTGGTAAACTAAACGAATTGGCTTAAACGTTTTTCATATGGTGTTATTGGCGCCATCCTTCAGCGGGGTGGCCTTTGTATTGTTGGAAACCGGTGTGATATAATGATTAGGCAGGTATGGTTTAATGGTTTGGGAGGAAGAAAAAATGGAGTTTAAGCTGGTTTCGGAATACAAACCGAAAGGGGATCAGCCAAAGGCCATCAGAGAAATTGTGGAAGGGATTAACGCCGGCCTCCGGCACCAGACGCTGCTGGGGGTCACCGGTTCAGGCAAGACCTTCACCATGGCCAATGTGATTGCCCAGGTTAATAAACCTACTCTGGTGATTGCCCATAACAAGACTTTGGCTGCCCAATTGTGCAGTGAGTTTAAAGAGTTTTTTCCGGAAAACGCCGTTGAATATTTTGTGAGCTACTATGATTATTACCAGCCTGAGGCTTATATACCGCAAACGGATACCTATATTGAAAAAGATGCCTCCATCAACGAAGAAATAGATAAACTGCGCCATTCGGCAACAGCAGCCCTTTTTGAACGGCGCGATGTCATTATAGTGGCCAGCGTGTCCTGCATTTACGGTCTGGGTTCGCCGGAGGATTACAAAAACCTGGTTGTTTCCATCCGCCGGGGGAGCGCCATGGACAGGGACAGGTTGCTACGCAGGCTGGTTGACATCCAATACGAGAGGAACGACATCAATTTCATCCGCGGAAAATTCCGGGTCCGCGGTGACGTGGTGGAGATATTTCCTGCTTCTTATACGGAAAGAGCAGTAAGAATAGAGTTTTTTGGTGATGAAATCGACCGTATAGTGGAAGTTGATACCCTGACCGGTGAAATCCTGGGGGAACGCAACCATATTTCCATTTATCCTGCCAGTCACTTCGCTACTTCCCAGGAAAACCTGGAGCGGGCTATTCGGGATATCGAGGCGGAACTGGAACAGCGGTTAAATGAGCTCCGCAGTCAGGGCAAACTTTTGGAAGCTCAGCGGTTGGAGCAGAGAACCAATTTTGACATTGAAATGATGCGCGAAATGGGGTACTGTTCCGGGATAGAGAACTACTCCCGGCATATAACAGGCCGGGCCCCGGGGGAACCCCCCTATACCCTGTTGGATTATTTCCCCAATGATTTCCTGATGATTATAGATGAAAGCCATGTTACCGTACCCCAGATCGGGGGTATGTACGAAGGCGACCGGTCCAGGAAAAGCGCTTTAATAGAACATGGTTTCCGCCTGCCTTCTGCTTATGACAACCGGCCGTTAACATTTGGGGAATTTGAAAAACATATCAACCAGGTAGTCTATGTTTCGGCGACTCCCGGCCCCTATGAACAGGAACACAGCGCGCGGGTGGTCGAACAGATTATCCGGCCTACGGGCCTCGTTGACCCGGAAATTCAGGTGCGGCCCACAAAGGGACAGATAGACGACCTGTTGACGGAAATCCATGCCCGGTTGGAGAAAAACGAACGGGTGTTAATCACCACCCTGACTAAGAAAATGGCGGAAGACCTCACGGACTACCTGAAAGAGGTAGGCATAAAAGTAAGGTACCTGCACTCTGACATCAAGACCCTGGAAAGGATGGAAATCCTCAGAGACCTGCGGCTCGGTGTTTTTGATGTTCTGGTCGGCATCAACCTCCTGCGGGAAGGCCTTGATTTGCCCGAAGTCAGCCTGGTCGCCATTCTTGATGCTGATAAAGAGGGTTACCTGCGTTCGGAACGTTCCCTCATTCAGACCATCGGACGGGCTGCCCGCAACGCGGAAGGCAAGGTCATTATGTATGCTGATACCATTACTCAGTCAATGAAAAAAGCCATCGACGAGACAAACCGCCGGCGCAAAATCCAGATGGATTATAACAAAGCGCACAACATTACGCCGCAAACTGTCAAGAAAGCCGTGCGGGATGTGATCGAAGCTACCCTAAAGGTGGCTGAGCCGACGGAAAAATACGTAGCCGGTAGAAATACGGCCAAGATGTCCAAGAAGGATTTGCGCAAATTGATTACCCAGATAGAAAAAGAGATGCAGACTGCCGCCAGACGCCTGGAATTTGAGAAAGCTGCCGAACTGCGAGACCTGCTTATTGAACTCAGGGGCGAACTGCGCGGCATAGCCAAACCGAAAAACGATCTTGCACTGGAGGCGCTAAAAAATGGCTAAAGACAAGATAATTGTAAAAGGCGCCCGGGTACACAACCTGAAGAATATAGATGTAGAAATTCCCAGGGATAAGTTTGTTGTTGTTACCGGGCTTTCCGGTTCGGGGAAATCCTCCCTGGCTTTTGATACCATTTATGCCGAGGGGCAGAGGAGGTATGTGGAATCACTGTCGGCATATGCCCGCCAGTTTTTGGGGCAGATGGACAAACCTGATGTGGATTATATTGAAGGTCTTTCCCCGGCCATTTCCATAGACCAGAAGACAACCGGCCGGAACCCGCGTTCAACGGTCGGCACTGTCACTGAAATATACGATTACCTGCGTCTTCTCTTTGCCCGGGTCGGGCATCCGCATTGTCCGGAATGTGGACAGCCCATCGCCCAACAGACGGTGGACCAAATGGTGGATCGTTTGATGCAGTTTCCGGAACGGACCAAGGTGCAAATTCTGGCTCCCCTGGTGCGGGGGCGTAAAGGCGAATATGTAAAGGTGTTTGAGGACATCCGGAAACAGGGTTACGTACGGGTGCGGGTTGACGGGGAAATCAGGGACCTTTCCGAAGAGATAAAGCTGGATAAAAATAAGAAACATACCATTGAGGTGGTAGTGGACAGGGTCATTATCAAGCCGGAAATCGAAAGGCGTCTGGCCGATTCTCTGGAATTGGCGTTAGGCCTGTCCGGCGGGATTGTTGTAGTGGATGTAATTGATCAGCAGGAAATTACCTTCAGCCAGAATTTTGCCTGTGTGGACTGCGGCATAAGCCTGGCGGAAATTGCTCCGCGGATGTTTTCTTTTAACAACCCTTACGGGGCTTGCCCTGCCTGCAGTGGGTTGGGTTTCAAAATGGAGATTGATCCGGACCTGGTCGTGCCCGACAAATCCAAATCACTGGCAGAGGGGGCTATAGTGCCCTGGAGCCGTACACCTAACGGGTACTATACCCAGGCCCTGGCGGCTGTAGCCCGGGCCTACGGGTTTTCCATGGATACCCCTTTTGACAGGTTGACCCCGGAGCAGGTTCATATCGTTTTATACGGTACCGGTGGACGCCCCATAGAAATGAGGTTTGCCAAAGAGGGGCGTGACCACAGGTTCAACACGTCTTTTGAAGGTGTTATTAACAACCTGGCCCGGCGTTACCGCGAGACTACTTCTGATTGGGCCAGGGAAGAAATTGAAGAATACATGAGTACTTCCCCCTGTCCGGAATGTGGAGGGGCCAGGCTCAAGAAAGAGTCGCTGGCCGTCAAGATTGCCGGTAGGTCAATCTACGACGTGACCAGGCTTTCCGTGGCGGAAGCCCTTGAATTTTTTAACAGGCTGCAGATGACCGAAAGGGAACAGGTCATTGCCCGGCAGGTTCTGAAAGAAATACGTGAGAGACTGAAGTTCCTGGTCAATGTGGGGTTAGACTACCTTACCCTGGACCGCTCTGCCGGTACTCTATCGGGTGGGGAGTCCCAGAGAATCCGGCTGGCCACGCAAATAGGTTCTGGATTGGTAGGAGTTCTCTATATCCTGGACGAACCCAGTATCGGTTTACATCAGCGGGATAACGAACGTCTCATTAATACCCTGAAGAGGCTCAGGGACCTGGGCAATACCCTTATTGTGGTTGAGCATGACGAAGATACTATGTATGCCGCTGATTATATAATTGACATAGGTCCTGGCGCCGGAGCCAACGGTGGGGAGGTTGTTGCTGCCGGTCCCATTGACGAGATCAAAAAGTCAGACAAGTCCATAACCGGCCAGTACCTAAGCGGCCGCAAAAAGATTCCTGTGCCTTTGTTCAGGCGTAAACCCAACGGCAAATGGCTGGAGATCAGGGGAGCTTCGGAGCATAACCTGAAAAATATAGATGTCCGTATTCCGCTGGGTGTCTTTAACTGTGTCACCGGCGTGTCAGGGTCCGGCAAAAGTACACTGGTCAATGAAATATTATACAAACGTCTGGCCCTGGAACTCCACGGCAGCAAAACAAAACCGGGGGCGCACCGGGACATCAAGGGTTTGGAACACCTTGACAAGGTGATTGATATTGACCAGTCCCCCATTGGCCGGACGCCGCGTTCCAACCCGGCTACTTATACAGGGGTCTTTGATGGTATCAGGGAACTGTTTTCCCAGACACCTGAGGCCAAAACCAGGGGGTACAAGCCCGGCCGGTTCAGTTTTAACGTGCGCGGTGGCCGGTGTGAAGCCTGCAAAGGGGACGGTATTATCAAGATTGAAATGCATTTCCTGCCTGACGTATATGTGCCCTGCGAAGTCTGCAAGGGTAAGAGGTACAACCGGGAAACGCTGGAAGTGCGCTACAAAGGAAAAAACATTGCTGATGTTTTGGATATGATAGTGGATGAAGCAGTGGAATTCTTCAAAAATATCCCCAGGATTTACCGGAAGCTGAAAACTTTACAGGATGTGGGGCTTGGTTATATTCGCCTCGGCCAGCCGGCAACGACCCTGTCAGGCGGTGAAGCGCAGAGGGTCAAGCTGGCTACGGAACTGAGCCGCCGGAGTAACGGGAAAACCCTGTATATTTTAGACGAGCCAACCACCGGTTTGCATATTGCCGATATTGACAGACTGCTGCGTGTTTTGGAATGCCTTGTGGAAGCCGGGGATACGGTGCTGGTTATTGAACATAACCTGGATGTTATCAAG contains the following coding sequences:
- the uvrA gene encoding excinuclease ABC subunit UvrA — encoded protein: MAKDKIIVKGARVHNLKNIDVEIPRDKFVVVTGLSGSGKSSLAFDTIYAEGQRRYVESLSAYARQFLGQMDKPDVDYIEGLSPAISIDQKTTGRNPRSTVGTVTEIYDYLRLLFARVGHPHCPECGQPIAQQTVDQMVDRLMQFPERTKVQILAPLVRGRKGEYVKVFEDIRKQGYVRVRVDGEIRDLSEEIKLDKNKKHTIEVVVDRVIIKPEIERRLADSLELALGLSGGIVVVDVIDQQEITFSQNFACVDCGISLAEIAPRMFSFNNPYGACPACSGLGFKMEIDPDLVVPDKSKSLAEGAIVPWSRTPNGYYTQALAAVARAYGFSMDTPFDRLTPEQVHIVLYGTGGRPIEMRFAKEGRDHRFNTSFEGVINNLARRYRETTSDWAREEIEEYMSTSPCPECGGARLKKESLAVKIAGRSIYDVTRLSVAEALEFFNRLQMTEREQVIARQVLKEIRERLKFLVNVGLDYLTLDRSAGTLSGGESQRIRLATQIGSGLVGVLYILDEPSIGLHQRDNERLINTLKRLRDLGNTLIVVEHDEDTMYAADYIIDIGPGAGANGGEVVAAGPIDEIKKSDKSITGQYLSGRKKIPVPLFRRKPNGKWLEIRGASEHNLKNIDVRIPLGVFNCVTGVSGSGKSTLVNEILYKRLALELHGSKTKPGAHRDIKGLEHLDKVIDIDQSPIGRTPRSNPATYTGVFDGIRELFSQTPEAKTRGYKPGRFSFNVRGGRCEACKGDGIIKIEMHFLPDVYVPCEVCKGKRYNRETLEVRYKGKNIADVLDMIVDEAVEFFKNIPRIYRKLKTLQDVGLGYIRLGQPATTLSGGEAQRVKLATELSRRSNGKTLYILDEPTTGLHIADIDRLLRVLECLVEAGDTVLVIEHNLDVIKTADYIIDLGPEGGDRGGRVVAQGTPEEVAAVSESYTGHFLKKVLEREGNGYSGQVETVTG